In the genome of Chlamydiota bacterium, one region contains:
- a CDS encoding elongation factor Tu, translating to MGKDKFERTKPHVNVGTIGHVDHGKTTLTA from the coding sequence ATGGGCAAGGACAAGTTCGAGCGTACGAAGCCGCACGTGAACGTGGGGACGATCGGTCACGTGGACCACGGGAAGACGACGTTGACGGCG
- a CDS encoding ATP phosphoribosyltransferase, with the protein MRLSIGLPKGSLQEATFELFRKAGFTITASGRSYVPRIDDDEIEGILIRAQEISRYVEQGILDVGLTGRDWIVENDSDVEEIADLIYGKQGFRPVRWVLAVPNDSPVRRPEDLAGKRIATEAVNITKRYLKAKGVSAAVEFSWGATEVKVPQLVDAIVELTETGSSLRAHNLRVVDTLIESTTRFIANRAALRDPWKKAKIAQIAMLLNGALAAEAKVGVKMNVPEKSLAAVGALLPALRRPTVSRLSEEGWCAVETVLDEKLFRSLVPKLKAAGAEGIIEYPLNKVIP; encoded by the coding sequence GTGAGACTCTCGATAGGGCTGCCGAAGGGGAGCCTGCAGGAGGCGACGTTCGAGTTGTTCCGAAAGGCCGGCTTCACCATCACCGCCAGCGGGCGCTCCTACGTCCCGCGTATCGACGACGACGAGATCGAGGGGATACTGATCAGGGCGCAGGAGATCTCGCGGTACGTGGAGCAGGGGATCCTCGACGTCGGCCTGACCGGCCGGGACTGGATCGTCGAGAACGACTCCGACGTCGAGGAGATCGCCGACCTGATCTACGGCAAACAGGGGTTCCGCCCGGTGCGCTGGGTCCTCGCCGTCCCGAACGATTCGCCGGTGCGGCGGCCCGAGGATCTGGCGGGGAAACGGATCGCCACCGAGGCGGTGAACATCACGAAGCGCTACCTGAAGGCCAAAGGCGTCTCCGCCGCCGTCGAGTTCTCGTGGGGCGCCACGGAGGTGAAGGTCCCGCAGCTCGTGGACGCCATCGTCGAACTGACGGAGACCGGCAGCTCGCTCCGCGCCCACAACCTGCGCGTCGTGGATACCCTGATCGAGTCGACCACGCGCTTCATCGCCAACCGCGCGGCGCTGCGGGATCCGTGGAAGAAGGCCAAGATCGCCCAGATCGCGATGCTGTTGAACGGGGCGCTCGCCGCGGAGGCGAAGGTCGGCGTGAAGATGAACGTTCCCGAGAAATCGCTCGCGGCCGTCGGCGCGCTGCTGCCGGCGCTGCGGAGGCCCACCGTCTCCCGCCTGAGCGAGGAGGGCTGGTGCGCCGTGGAGACGGTCCTGGACGAGAAGCTGTTCCGTTCCCTGGTCCCGAAGCTGAAGGCGGCGGGGGCGGAGGGGATCATCGAGTATCCGCTGAACAAGGTGATACCGTAG
- the ispE gene encoding 4-(cytidine 5'-diphospho)-2-C-methyl-D-erythritol kinase: protein MQISCPAKLNLYLDVSGRRLDGYHEIVTVMQTTDLHDRLLLEEGAPGEVAMACDAVSLPIDARNLCVRAAEAMRLRAAPGKGVRIALEKRIPIAAGLGGGSSDAAGVLRGLNRLWGVGLGTGELAEVAAGLGSDVPFFLAGGTARCAGRGERIVAIAGAPRLAFVLVTPPIAVSTANVYAALEATPPARPADEGGFLRALRSGDLRRLAALLYNRLEDAPGPHRGEVERLKRLLIGHGALGAAMSGSGPSVFGLAADLGEARGIAERIAGEIGEGALLHAGLTGGSV, encoded by the coding sequence ATGCAGATATCCTGTCCCGCCAAGCTGAATCTCTACCTCGACGTCTCCGGCAGGCGTCTTGACGGCTATCACGAGATCGTCACGGTGATGCAGACGACGGACCTGCACGACCGGCTCCTCCTCGAGGAGGGGGCGCCGGGGGAGGTCGCCATGGCGTGCGACGCCGTCTCCTTGCCGATCGACGCCCGGAACCTTTGCGTGCGGGCCGCGGAGGCGATGCGGCTCCGCGCCGCCCCCGGGAAAGGGGTCCGCATCGCGCTCGAAAAGCGCATCCCGATCGCCGCCGGTCTCGGCGGCGGGAGCAGCGACGCCGCGGGGGTGCTCCGCGGTTTGAACCGCCTCTGGGGGGTCGGCCTCGGAACCGGCGAACTCGCGGAGGTGGCCGCAGGCCTCGGATCGGATGTCCCGTTCTTCCTCGCGGGCGGGACGGCGCGCTGCGCCGGGAGGGGGGAGCGGATCGTCGCGATCGCGGGCGCCCCGCGGCTGGCCTTCGTGCTGGTCACCCCCCCGATCGCCGTCTCCACCGCCAACGTCTACGCCGCGCTCGAGGCGACGCCGCCCGCCCGCCCCGCGGACGAGGGCGGTTTCCTCCGCGCCCTCCGGAGCGGGGATCTCCGCCGGCTGGCGGCGTTGCTCTACAACCGGCTCGAGGACGCCCCGGGACCGCACCGCGGCGAGGTCGAGCGCCTGAAACGGCTGCTCATCGGGCATGGGGCGCTCGGCGCGGCGATGAGCGGCAGCGGCCCCAGCGTCTTCGGTCTGGCCGCCGATTTGGGCGAGGCCCGCGGGATCGCGGAACGGATCGCGGGGGAGATCGGGGAGGGGGCATTGCTGCACGCCGGGCTCACCGGCGGGAGCGTGTGA
- a CDS encoding tetratricopeptide repeat protein, which yields MGAGRLSRACAKRPPRAALCGAAACLLLTGCAGLRPVSTVHRGGEPSAYVDRSQAYLHYCLGVFREKEDDPDGAAEEYAAALGFDPGAASVHLRLGELHFRRQDFARAVAEGRAAVGNDPGHAGARMLLGRAHYAHGDVEEAVEEFEEAIRLRPGDAEGYLALGQLYFNEDLRLDAIEVFERAVRALPDLWVFPFKLGLLYCGEENTDGALRNLRHAVELAPNRFEPRYKLAQVYDLLGRREEAIEEYQQALKIYPLKIDIYALLGNLYRETGQLEKAESRYRLLIDLMPRDVAGYLGLAQILLMQERKDDAAALLQKALDEGIESSALHFYLGLTRSAQGEFEEAAASYVRARELGADGAAIHFHLGSALERLGRFDEAVEALEKSIALNPDGAEAYNYLGYMYAEKGIKLDEAEDLIGKALALDPDNGAYVDSIGWVYYKRGMYDEALKALTRAAKLIGDDPVIREHLGDAYHGKRMWKEALAEWARAAALDPGNAAVQKKIEKLRACLGIPPEGRAAPVDPPREVVKE from the coding sequence ATGGGCGCAGGCCGGCTTTCGCGGGCATGCGCGAAACGGCCGCCGCGCGCGGCGCTCTGCGGCGCGGCGGCCTGTCTCCTTCTGACCGGGTGCGCGGGGCTCCGTCCCGTGTCGACGGTGCACCGGGGAGGGGAGCCGTCCGCCTACGTCGACCGTTCGCAGGCCTACCTGCACTACTGCCTCGGCGTCTTCCGCGAGAAGGAGGATGATCCGGACGGCGCCGCGGAGGAGTACGCGGCCGCCCTCGGCTTCGACCCGGGCGCGGCGTCGGTGCATCTCCGCCTGGGCGAGCTTCATTTCCGGCGGCAGGATTTCGCCCGTGCGGTCGCCGAGGGGCGGGCGGCGGTCGGCAACGATCCGGGCCACGCCGGGGCGCGGATGCTGCTCGGGCGGGCGCACTACGCGCACGGGGACGTCGAGGAGGCGGTCGAGGAGTTCGAGGAGGCGATCCGGCTCCGCCCCGGCGACGCGGAGGGATACCTCGCCCTCGGCCAGCTCTATTTCAACGAGGATCTGCGCCTCGATGCGATCGAGGTCTTCGAGCGCGCGGTGCGCGCCCTCCCGGACCTCTGGGTCTTCCCGTTCAAGCTCGGGCTGCTCTACTGCGGCGAGGAGAACACCGACGGGGCGCTGCGGAATCTCAGGCACGCAGTCGAGCTCGCGCCGAACCGTTTCGAGCCCCGCTACAAGCTGGCGCAGGTCTACGACCTGCTCGGCCGGCGCGAGGAGGCGATCGAGGAGTATCAGCAGGCGCTGAAGATCTATCCGCTGAAGATCGATATCTACGCGCTGTTGGGCAACCTGTACCGGGAGACCGGCCAGCTCGAGAAGGCCGAGAGCCGGTACCGGCTCCTGATCGACCTGATGCCGCGGGATGTGGCGGGCTACCTCGGACTGGCGCAGATCCTGCTGATGCAGGAGCGCAAGGACGACGCGGCGGCGCTGCTCCAGAAGGCGCTGGACGAGGGGATCGAGTCGTCGGCGCTGCATTTCTACCTCGGGTTGACCCGGAGCGCGCAGGGAGAGTTCGAGGAGGCGGCCGCCTCCTACGTGCGCGCCCGCGAACTCGGCGCCGACGGCGCCGCGATCCATTTCCATCTCGGCTCGGCGCTGGAGCGCCTCGGGCGGTTCGACGAGGCGGTGGAGGCGCTGGAGAAGTCGATCGCCCTCAACCCGGACGGGGCCGAGGCGTACAACTACCTCGGCTACATGTACGCGGAGAAGGGGATCAAGCTGGACGAGGCGGAGGATCTGATCGGCAAGGCCCTCGCCCTCGATCCGGACAACGGCGCCTACGTGGACAGCATCGGCTGGGTCTACTACAAGCGCGGGATGTACGACGAGGCGCTGAAGGCGCTCACGCGCGCGGCGAAGCTCATCGGGGACGATCCGGTGATCCGCGAGCATCTCGGGGACGCGTATCACGGGAAGCGGATGTGGAAGGAGGCGCTCGCCGAGTGGGCGCGGGCGGCCGCGCTCGACCCGGGCAATGCCGCCGTCCAGAAGAAGATCGAAAAGCTCCGCGCGTGTCTCGGGATACCGCCCGAGGGCCGCGCGGCCCCCGTCGATCCGCCGCGTGAGGTCGTCAAGGAGTAG